Proteins encoded within one genomic window of Prauserella marina:
- a CDS encoding general stress protein: MIVSAPFSSGRQTPGLPRLPTPPTGWPIGSYGTYEEAQRAVDFLADKDFTVQDVTIVGVDLMLVERVIGRLSWGRVLGTGALSGAWFGLFVGLLLGLFSSSQGMSYAPILVGLAAGVLFGVVFAAMSYASTRGRRDFSSASQMVAGRYDVLCQPRSAEKGRDLLAKLNMGTSG, translated from the coding sequence ATGATCGTGAGCGCACCATTCTCGTCGGGTCGGCAGACGCCGGGGCTGCCGCGCTTGCCGACGCCGCCGACCGGGTGGCCGATCGGCTCCTACGGCACCTACGAGGAAGCCCAGCGTGCCGTCGATTTTCTGGCCGACAAGGACTTCACGGTGCAGGACGTGACCATCGTCGGCGTCGACCTGATGCTCGTCGAGCGGGTCATCGGACGGCTTTCCTGGGGCAGGGTGCTCGGTACCGGCGCGCTTTCGGGTGCCTGGTTCGGGTTGTTCGTCGGACTGCTGCTCGGACTTTTCAGCAGCTCACAGGGCATGTCCTACGCCCCGATCCTGGTCGGCCTCGCTGCGGGTGTGCTGTTCGGTGTCGTCTTCGCCGCGATGAGCTATGCCTCCACGCGCGGCAGGCGTGACTTCTCGTCGGCGAGCCAGATGGTCGCGGGCCGCTACGACGTGCTCTGCCAGCCCCGCTCCGCCGAGAAGGGCCGCGACCTGCTCGCCAAGCTCAACATGGGCACCTCTGGCTGA
- a CDS encoding acyl-CoA dehydrogenase family protein has protein sequence MARLAQTAGLTDVQSEILSTVRAFVDKEVIPHAQALEHADEYPADIVDGMREMGLFGLTVPEEYGGLGESLLTYALVVEEIARGWMSVSGVINTHFIVAHMISRHGTDEQKRHFLPRMADGSVRGAFSMSEPDLGSDVAAIKTKATRAGDDYVIDGSKMWLTNGATSNLIALLVRTDEGAEKPHQNLTTFLVEKPEGYGEVAKGLTIPGKIDKMGYKGVDTTEAVFDGYRVGAGMVLGGQPGKGFSHMMDGIEVGRVNVAARACGIAIRAFELAVDYAQQRTTFGKPIAQHQAIAFKLAEMATKVEAAHLMMVNAARLKDSGARNDVEAGMAKLIASEYCAEVTQEAFRIHGGYGYSKEYEIERLMREAPFLLIGEGTSEIQKTIISRGLLREYKSRG, from the coding sequence ATGGCTCGCCTCGCCCAGACCGCCGGTCTCACCGACGTGCAGTCCGAGATCCTGTCCACCGTGCGCGCCTTCGTGGACAAGGAGGTCATCCCGCACGCGCAGGCGCTCGAACACGCCGACGAGTACCCGGCCGACATCGTCGACGGGATGAGGGAGATGGGGCTGTTCGGGCTCACCGTGCCAGAGGAGTACGGGGGGCTCGGCGAGTCGCTGCTGACGTACGCGCTGGTGGTGGAGGAGATCGCCCGCGGCTGGATGAGCGTTTCCGGGGTGATCAACACGCATTTCATCGTGGCGCACATGATCTCCCGGCACGGTACCGATGAGCAGAAGCGGCACTTCCTCCCGAGGATGGCCGACGGCAGCGTCCGGGGTGCTTTTTCCATGTCGGAGCCCGATCTCGGGTCCGACGTCGCGGCCATCAAGACGAAGGCGACGCGCGCTGGCGACGACTACGTGATCGACGGCTCCAAGATGTGGCTGACCAACGGCGCGACGTCGAACCTCATCGCGCTGCTCGTGCGCACCGACGAGGGCGCCGAGAAACCGCACCAGAACCTGACGACGTTCCTTGTCGAGAAGCCAGAGGGCTACGGAGAGGTCGCCAAGGGACTCACCATCCCCGGCAAGATCGACAAGATGGGTTACAAGGGCGTCGACACCACGGAAGCGGTGTTCGACGGCTACCGGGTCGGTGCGGGCATGGTGCTCGGCGGGCAGCCCGGCAAGGGTTTCTCGCACATGATGGACGGCATCGAGGTCGGCAGGGTCAACGTGGCCGCGCGGGCCTGCGGCATCGCGATCAGGGCGTTCGAACTCGCCGTCGACTACGCGCAGCAGCGCACGACGTTCGGCAAGCCGATCGCCCAGCACCAGGCGATCGCGTTCAAGCTCGCCGAGATGGCAACCAAGGTGGAGGCGGCGCACCTGATGATGGTGAACGCGGCCAGGCTGAAGGATTCCGGCGCTCGCAACGACGTCGAGGCGGGCATGGCGAAGCTCATCGCCAGCGAGTACTGCGCCGAGGTCACCCAGGAGGCGTTCCGCATCCACGGTGGCTACGGCTACTCCAAGGAGTACGAGATCGAACGCTTGATGAGGGAGGCGCCGTTTCTGCTCATCGGTGAGGGAACCAGCGAGATCCAGAAGACCATCATTTCCCGTGGCCTGCTTCGCGAGTACAAGTCGCGCGGCTGA
- a CDS encoding slipin family protein — protein sequence MVVEILSAVLAVGAVGMAASVRIVKQFERGLVLRFGRVHRTPREPGIALIVPAVDRMIKVNMQIVTLPVPAQDGITRDNVTVRVDAVVYFKVIDPVQAIVGVENYRFAMLQVAQTSLRSIIGKSDLDDLLSNRERLNEGLEVMIDNPALGWGIHIDRVEIKDVALPETMKRAMSRQAEAERERRGRVIAADGELQASEKLAMAAQRMAHTPAALQLRLLETVVEVAAEKNSTLVLPFPVELLRFLDKATVNDATAAQVVKAVGDAAKEVAPPGHNGSEPSESGRGAAHPEPVEEPSKGHTLP from the coding sequence ATGGTGGTGGAAATCCTGAGTGCGGTGCTTGCCGTCGGCGCTGTCGGCATGGCGGCCAGTGTGCGCATCGTCAAGCAGTTCGAACGCGGTCTCGTACTCCGCTTCGGCAGGGTGCACCGGACGCCGAGAGAACCTGGGATCGCGCTGATCGTGCCCGCGGTCGATCGGATGATCAAGGTCAACATGCAGATCGTGACCTTGCCCGTTCCCGCGCAGGACGGCATCACCCGCGACAACGTCACGGTGCGGGTCGACGCGGTGGTGTACTTCAAGGTCATCGATCCCGTGCAGGCCATTGTCGGCGTCGAGAACTACCGCTTCGCGATGTTGCAGGTGGCGCAGACGTCGCTGCGCTCGATCATCGGCAAGAGCGATCTCGACGACCTGCTTTCCAACAGGGAACGGCTCAACGAGGGCCTTGAGGTGATGATCGACAACCCGGCGCTCGGCTGGGGAATCCACATTGACAGGGTCGAGATCAAGGACGTCGCCCTTCCGGAGACGATGAAGCGCGCCATGTCGCGGCAGGCCGAGGCCGAGCGCGAACGGCGGGGAAGGGTGATCGCGGCCGACGGCGAGTTGCAGGCTTCGGAGAAGCTCGCGATGGCCGCGCAACGCATGGCGCACACCCCTGCGGCGTTGCAGTTGCGGCTGCTGGAGACCGTCGTGGAGGTCGCGGCCGAGAAGAACTCGACGCTGGTGCTGCCGTTCCCCGTCGAGTTGCTGCGGTTCCTCGACAAGGCGACCGTCAACGACGCGACCGCTGCCCAGGTGGTGAAGGCCGTCGGTGATGCCGCCAAGGAGGTGGCACCGCCGGGGCACAACGGCAGCGAGCCGTCCGAATCCGGGCGTGGCGCTGCACACCCGGAGCCGGTGGAAGAGCCTTCGAAGGGTCATACTCTGCCGTGA
- a CDS encoding aminoglycoside phosphotransferase family protein, with product MSELDVPPAFARLIIGREGAEGATWIAALPELVRAYCLRWGLTVDGRPLHGQAGLVIPVCSESGPAMLKLSRLDTESRDEPVALAAWAGAGAVLLRESEPEHGVMLLERLDENRMLSAEPIGTAVAVAAGLLRSLTIPAPPLTRDLRAEARRWAAELPRESERLGRPLPGALLTEAVDICERRGPHAARLLVNEDLHYENVLAGAREPWLVIDPKPLTGDPEFAVIPLLWNRIGESNVGERFAAVVAGAGLDAALAREWTLVRAVLNWLWAVEEEAKRQGGSDWLGDAVREIALWAHRAAEGPQVT from the coding sequence GTGAGCGAACTCGACGTCCCGCCCGCCTTCGCCCGGCTGATCATCGGGCGAGAAGGCGCCGAAGGGGCGACGTGGATCGCCGCGCTGCCCGAACTGGTTCGCGCGTATTGCCTTCGCTGGGGGCTGACCGTCGACGGCAGGCCGCTGCACGGTCAGGCGGGTCTCGTCATTCCCGTGTGCTCGGAATCCGGTCCCGCGATGCTCAAACTGAGCAGGCTGGACACCGAGAGCAGGGACGAACCGGTCGCGCTCGCGGCGTGGGCCGGAGCGGGAGCCGTCCTGCTGAGGGAAAGCGAGCCGGAGCACGGCGTGATGCTGCTGGAACGCCTCGACGAGAACCGGATGCTCAGCGCGGAGCCGATCGGCACGGCCGTCGCCGTCGCGGCCGGTCTGCTGCGCTCGCTCACCATTCCCGCGCCACCGCTGACCAGGGACCTGCGCGCCGAGGCACGGCGCTGGGCCGCCGAACTGCCCCGCGAATCGGAACGCCTCGGAAGGCCACTGCCCGGCGCGCTGCTGACCGAAGCCGTCGACATCTGCGAACGGAGAGGCCCGCACGCCGCCCGCCTGCTCGTCAACGAGGACCTGCACTACGAAAACGTGCTCGCCGGAGCCCGCGAACCGTGGCTCGTCATCGACCCGAAACCCCTGACGGGCGACCCCGAATTCGCGGTGATCCCGCTGCTGTGGAACAGAATCGGCGAATCGAACGTGGGCGAGCGCTTCGCCGCCGTCGTCGCCGGTGCGGGACTCGACGCCGCTCTCGCCCGCGAATGGACCCTCGTGCGCGCCGTCCTCAACTGGCTGTGGGCCGTCGAAGAAGAAGCAAAGCGGCAAGGCGGTTCGGACTGGCTCGGCGACGCCGTCCGCGAGATCGCGCTGTGGGCCCACCGCGCGGCGGAAGGGCCACAGGTTACCTAG